The sequence GGGTGAGCGTCCGAATTCGCCGCACCACACGACCAAGGTGCTCTCGAGCAATCCGCGTTGCTTCAAATCTTGAATCAAGGCTGCAATCGGTTGGTCGACACCTCGCACCAAATTCCCGTGAGCGCGTTCGATGTAATCGTGGCTGTCCCAGGTTCCGTTGTACAACTGAACGAAACGCACTCCCTTCTCGACCATCTTGCGAGCCAACAAACACTTGCGTCCGAACGCGTCGGTGGCATCGTTGCCGATCCCGTACATCGCGAACGTTTCCTTCGTTTCACCGGAAAGGTCCATTGCTTCGGGAACTTCCGTCTGCATCCGATACGCCAACTCATAACTCTCCAGACGTGCGGACAATTCATCCTGCTCGGGATGCTTGGCCGCATGTCGCTGGTTCATCCGTGCAAGCAGATCCAAATTCAATCGCTGCCGCGTTCGACTCACCCCGGCCGGTGGTTGCAGATCCAAGATCGGCGATCCTTTGGCTCGCAGAGGCGTGCCTTGATAGAACGCCGGCAGATAACCATTGCTCCAATTCGCCGCTCCGCCTTGTGGGTACGAAACCTCTGGCAACACGATGAACCCAGGCAGACTTTGGTTTTCGGAACCCAGCCCATAAGTCACCCAAGCCCCGATGCCGGGATCACCACCGAAGCGATTGCCGCAGTTCATTTGATACATCGCGGTGGGATGATTGACGCTGTCGACTTGGCATCCACGGTAGAAACAAAGCTCGTCCGCGACCTTTGGCAGATGCGTCCAGTTGTCCGCCATCGGCGCACCGCTCTCGCCGTGCCTCGAAAACGAAAAGGGGCTTTGAACGAAGTAACGCTTGCCGCTTTCCATGGCGGATTTCTGTTGCCCTTGGCGAACAAACTCCTGCAAGTGCAACTGATTGAGTTTGGGCTTGGGATCGAAGGTGTCGATGTGCGACGGACCACCTTCCATCATCAAGAAAATGCAGTTCTTCGCCTTGGCCGGAACATGGCCGGGCTTGGGCTGCATCGGTGCGGTTTGGCTGTTTTGGCCGAGGGAGTCTTCCGCTGATGCTTCGTCAGCTAGCAACGAAGCCAGCGCAATCCCGCCCAGCGACGTTCCCATCCGAAACAGACTTTCGCGTCGTGGCATCACAAACATCACATCCACCTCATCAAGGACGAACCACGCCGAATGACATCAATCCACATAGACAAACTCGTTGCAGTTCAGCAGCACCAAACAAACGTCCGCCAAAGCCCACGTGCGGCGATCCACATCGGCCGGTTGCAAATCAGGTTGAAAGTCCACGTTGGCGTGCAAGCGTTCAACAAACTCAAACTTCTCGCCCGTGTTCTCTTCCACCGCTTTGCGAACCACTTCCAAAGGCGGCCGGGAACGATCGGGTGGCGACGCCGGAAGAATCTCTTGCACGCGAGACCAGTGAGCCAGCATCTCAATCATTTCTTCACTCGAAGGCGATCGAGACAACACCAGTTCAAAACACTGGGTGATCGCGTCCTCGTCCGATTCCGTTTCGCGACGCGCCCGATCCGCGAGCGCCAAAGCACGAGAGTGCGTGCTTTGCCCATTGAACAGGCTGAAGACTTGGGGCGTGACCGTGGAGGCGGAACGTCGCTCACAGGAGAAATCGGGCGACGGCACGTTGAACACTTCCAGGAACGGATCGATCAATCCGCGAAGCTTCAACACATAAATGGATCGCCGATGCCGGTCCTCGGGTTTGGGATTGGGAACCCAAGCGGCGGCGAACGTCCCCATGACTTGCCGAGGCTGCAAAGCAACCTCCTGATTGATCTCGGGACGACATGGGATGCCGCCCAACACCGGGTTCAGTTCTCCGGTCACGGCCAACATCGAATCCCGCAATTCTTCGGCACTCAACCGTCGCGGCTTGAACCCTTGATATAGCTGAGTCGATTCGTTGGAACTGGAACGACAATACACGTCCGAGTTCATGATCCGGCGATGCATCGCTTTGATCGACCCGTTCTCTTCCACCAGTGTGGCCGCCAACCAATCCAGTAACTCTGGATGCGTCGGCGGCTTTCCTGTGGCGCCAAAGTTGTTGGCGTTGCCCGCGATGGCGTCTCCGAAATGCCATTGCCACAAACGATTGACGATCACGCGGGACGTCAAAGGGTTTCCGGGTGCCGCCACCCAATTCGCAAATGCGGCCCGGCGTCCTTCGATGGCAACCGGAATGTCCGCCGGGACTTGATTCTCAATCACGCTCAGCACGCCAGGCGAAACCGCTTCACCGGCCGAAAAGGGATCCCCGCCGGTCAAGATCACGCTGGATTCCAGCTCTCCCTTCGTCCACCGATCCTTTGGCATTCGAATCGGACTCATGACCGAAGTTCGCGAAACGGTTCGTCCGCTGTAGACAGCCAAAGCATACGGCTGGTAGCGATCTTGTTCCCAACGCAAACGTTGCAGTCCCTTTCGGGCGACGCGTTCCTTCCCAAATTGCTCCGGCGTGAACCCGACCAACTTCGGCGGGTAGTCGCTCTCAGGAACTCCCGCCGCACGCATCGCATTGCGAGCAGAGGTGAACAGCGATTTTGATTTTCCTTCAGATCGCAACCGTTTCAGTTCCTTGTTCCAAGCAGCCGGATCCTTGCCATTTTCCTGAAACCAAATTTGCGAATTGTCCAAGAGCACCTGTTCGATTTCCTCAAGCGTCCGCTCGTGAATCTGCCTTGAACGATCGAGATAGCGTTTCTCATCAAAGCCAGCCCGGTTCTCGCCGTCTAAGAAATCAGCCTTTCGTTCGGCGAGCTGTGTCGTCGCAAAGACCGCCTGGACCGAGTAGTAATCTCGCGTCGGAATCGGATCGAACTTGTGATCGTGACAGCGGGCACACTGCAAGGAATGTCCCAGGAACGTTTCACCGACACTGTTGGTCACGTCGTCGAGGAACCGTTGACGAGCCACCTTGGCGACCTCCATCGAAGTCAACTCCCAAGGTCCCATCCGCAAAAAACCGGTGGCGATCAAACACTCGGGATCGTTAGGATCAATCTCATCGCCCGCGATCTGCTCTCGAATGAATTGGTCGTACGGCTTGTCTTCGTTGAAGGAGCGAATGACGTAGTCGCGATATCGCCACGCGTTCCCGCGTTCGAAATCATTCGCGAATCCGGAGGAGTCGGCGTAGCGAACGACATCCAACCAATGCTGAGCCATCCGCTCGCCGTAGTGAGCCGACTGCAGCAATCGTTCGACCAACTTTTCAAATGCCACACGGTCGTCGGCCGGGTCTTGGAGAAAACGTTCCACCTCCGAAGGCGTCGGCGGCAATCCGATCAAGTCATAGGTCGCGCGGCGAATGAGGGTTCGACGATCGGCACGCGGTGCCACGTCGGTCCCGTCAGCCAATCCGTCTTCGATCAAGACATCGATCGGATTTCGATCCGTCTTCAACGCAGGCTTCTGCACCGGTTGATAGGCCCACAATCCGGTTGGGTCATATTTCCGGTTTGTCCAATGTTCATCGAGCCCACCGGAGGTTGCGACGGTGATGCCATCTTCGGCGGACCACTCGCTTTCATAGGCCGCTTGGATCTCGGCCACGCGATCCTCATCCGGCCAAACCGCACCAGAGGCAATCCAGTCTCTCAGCCATTC comes from Rhodopirellula islandica and encodes:
- a CDS encoding DUF1501 domain-containing protein, producing the protein MDVMFVMPRRESLFRMGTSLGGIALASLLADEASAEDSLGQNSQTAPMQPKPGHVPAKAKNCIFLMMEGGPSHIDTFDPKPKLNQLHLQEFVRQGQQKSAMESGKRYFVQSPFSFSRHGESGAPMADNWTHLPKVADELCFYRGCQVDSVNHPTAMYQMNCGNRFGGDPGIGAWVTYGLGSENQSLPGFIVLPEVSYPQGGAANWSNGYLPAFYQGTPLRAKGSPILDLQPPAGVSRTRQRLNLDLLARMNQRHAAKHPEQDELSARLESYELAYRMQTEVPEAMDLSGETKETFAMYGIGNDATDAFGRKCLLARKMVEKGVRFVQLYNGTWDSHDYIERAHGNLVRGVDQPIAALIQDLKQRGLLESTLVVWCGEFGRSPDNGVRGGTAYGRDHNANAMTIWMAGGGVNAGHTIGATDETGMTAVEEVRPVRDFHVTLLRLLGLDDNKLTYYHAGRFKQLSQFGGKVIEPLIA
- a CDS encoding PSD1 and planctomycete cytochrome C domain-containing protein, coding for MAHNRMRVRILTTLGKPLTLWLLAISLGGQLFADDIAESSRVSESEALFVRRVAPLLREKCLGCHGQDPDLIEGSLDLGSLAGLADGGDSGEAAVVPGEPEHSPLYLASTRTSGDWSEMPPKEAEQLSEQQLEWLRDWIASGAVWPDEDRVAEIQAAYESEWSAEDGITVATSGGLDEHWTNRKYDPTGLWAYQPVQKPALKTDRNPIDVLIEDGLADGTDVAPRADRRTLIRRATYDLIGLPPTPSEVERFLQDPADDRVAFEKLVERLLQSAHYGERMAQHWLDVVRYADSSGFANDFERGNAWRYRDYVIRSFNEDKPYDQFIREQIAGDEIDPNDPECLIATGFLRMGPWELTSMEVAKVARQRFLDDVTNSVGETFLGHSLQCARCHDHKFDPIPTRDYYSVQAVFATTQLAERKADFLDGENRAGFDEKRYLDRSRQIHERTLEEIEQVLLDNSQIWFQENGKDPAAWNKELKRLRSEGKSKSLFTSARNAMRAAGVPESDYPPKLVGFTPEQFGKERVARKGLQRLRWEQDRYQPYALAVYSGRTVSRTSVMSPIRMPKDRWTKGELESSVILTGGDPFSAGEAVSPGVLSVIENQVPADIPVAIEGRRAAFANWVAAPGNPLTSRVIVNRLWQWHFGDAIAGNANNFGATGKPPTHPELLDWLAATLVEENGSIKAMHRRIMNSDVYCRSSSNESTQLYQGFKPRRLSAEELRDSMLAVTGELNPVLGGIPCRPEINQEVALQPRQVMGTFAAAWVPNPKPEDRHRRSIYVLKLRGLIDPFLEVFNVPSPDFSCERRSASTVTPQVFSLFNGQSTHSRALALADRARRETESDEDAITQCFELVLSRSPSSEEMIEMLAHWSRVQEILPASPPDRSRPPLEVVRKAVEENTGEKFEFVERLHANVDFQPDLQPADVDRRTWALADVCLVLLNCNEFVYVD